AGGGCAACCACCACGGCATGCGTCCTGTCCTTGGCACCGAGCTTGGTCAGGACGTTCTTCATGTGCGTCTTGACCGTCTCCTCGGAGATGCCCATCCGGGCGGCGACTTCCTTGTTGGCGTTGCCGGTGGCAACGAGGCGCAGGACGTCACACTCCCGTGCCGTCAGTTCGTCTTCCGCCACGTGCTCGGCCATCTCGGTGGCGACATCCGCGGCGATGCGGCGACGTCCCGCATGCACGCTGCGGATGGTTTCCACCAGTTCCTTGCGCAACATGCTCTTGAGCAGATAGCCGGATGCGCCCGCCTTGATGGCGCGCAACGCCTGCATGTCGCCCTTGTAGGTCGTCAGGACGATGATTCTCGCGGTGGGGTACCTGGCGCGAATCGCCGCGATCGCGTCGATGCCATTCATCGTGGGCATCTGCACGTCCATCAGCGTGATGTCAGGCTGATGGTCGCGGAAGGCTTGCAGGGCCTGCTCTCCATTCTCCGCCTCGGCGACCAGCAGCATGTCCGATTGTCCGGCGATCAGGCTGCTGAGCCCTTCGCGCAGCAGCGGATGGTCGTCGACAATCAGGATGCGAATGGGCGAGCTCGTGGAGTTCATTGCTCAGGGCCCTCCGAAGATGCTGGATACCCGTCCTTGGCATCGTCGGAATCCCCCGAAATGGGGAGGCTGTGCTCCCTTATCCCAGATATAATCACCCTGCACCAGGGGGGTAATGTGGACCGGTGCAACGCCTCTTCTCCATGTTTCCCGAGGGTGGCCCCGGAGCCGGACTGCTGTTGCTGCGCCTGTCGGTCGCCCTGGCACTGCTGCTCCACCCCTCCGGCGGACCGCTGACGCAGGCGATGCTCGCGCTCACGGCCACCGGACTCTTCCTGGGCGTCCTGACGCCTCTCCTCGCGGCCGTGTGCTGCCTGTTCTCCTTCTACGACTTCCTGGTCATGGGCGGCACCCCCCTGCCTGAAGTGGGCATCCAGCTCCTCACCGCGGGGGCCCTGGCGCTCCTCGGACCGGGCGCCCACTCGCTGGATGCGAGGTTGTTCGGAAGACGCGTTGTCACCCTGCCGCCACGCAAGAAGACCCGCGTGGGTGAATAGCCATCCGGTGAGCCGTCGCTCCCTCTTTCGGGTGAGCCGTTTCATGCGCTTTCGAGTGTTTTGCTTCAGGTCCTGACGCTCTAGTTTGTCTGGCGTCACTCCAACCCGAAGAGGAAAAACCCCATGGCGCCCAAAGCCACCCCTACGCCCGGAAAGGGCCTGCTGAACCCCACCGATCATGCCCTGATCCTGATCGATCACCAGTCGCAGATGACCTTCGCGACGCATTCGATCGACATCGCGACGCTGCGCAACAACACCGCGCTGATCTCCAAGGCGGCCGCCGGCTTCCGCGTGCCGACCCTGCTGACCACGGTCGCGGAGAAGAGCTTCTCGGGGCCGCTGTTCCCGGAGATCACCGAGGCGTTTCCTGGCGCGAAGGTCTACGACCGCACCTCCATGAATGCCTGGGAAGACAAGCAGGTGATTGCCCAGATCAACGCGTTCGAGAAGGAGCGGCTGGTGTTCGCGGGGCTCTGGACCGGCGTGTGCATCGTCGGCCCCGTGCTGTCGGCGATCGACCAGGGCTTCAAGCCGTTCGTCATCACCGATGCCTGCGGCGACGTGTCCGACGAGGCGCACGAGCGTGCGGTGAGCCGGATGATCCAGGCCGGTGCGGCTCCGATGACCAGCCTGCAGTACCTGCTCGAGCTGCAGCGTGACTGGGCGCGGGAGGGCACGTATGGCCTGACCACCGGCATCGCCAAGGCCCACGGCGGCAGCTACGGAATCGGCATTCAGTACGCGAAGACGATGTTCGGAGCCTCCGAAGGCGGTCACTGATGGCCATGCGGCCATCGGGATGTCGTAGGCGATAACGATTGTCTCCGGCTCGAGTCGCCGGAGTGGGAAGGACTGTACCGATGGCCGACATGATCGTCAGAAACGCCCGGATCACTACCCTGGACCGGGACAACCCATCGGCGACGGCATTGGCCGTCGCCGGTGGCAACCTGCTGGCAATCGGCGACGATGCCACGGTGATGGCGCATGCCAACGCCAGGACCCGGATCATCGATGCCGGGGGCCGGCGCCTGATCCCCGGTCTCAATGACAGCCACCTCCATCTGATCCGCGGTGGCTTGAATTACAACCTGGAGCTGCGCTGGGACGGCGTGCGCACGCTGGCCGACGCGATGGCGATGCTCAAGGCGCAGGTGGCACGGACACCGGCGCCGCAGTGGGTGCGTGTGGTGGGCGGCTTCAGCGAGCACCAGTTCGCCGAGAAGCGGCTGCCCACGCTGCAGGAGCTCAACGAGGCCGCGCCGGAGACCCCGGTCTTCATCCTTCATCTGTACGACCGGGCCCTCCTCAACCGCGCCGCCTTGCGCGCTGTCGGCTACACCAAGGACAGTCCCGAGCCGCTCGGTGGGCGGATCGAGCGGGACCCTGCTGGCAATCCCACCGGCCTGCTGCTGGCCAAACCCAATGCGCTGATCCTGTACGCGACGTTGGCGATGGGACCGAAGCTGCCGCCGGAATTCCAGCTCAACTCCACCCGCCATTTCATGCGCGAGCTGAACCGGCTGGGCATCACCTCGGTGATTGACGCTGGCGGAGGCTTCCAGAACTACCCGGATGACTACGAGATCATCCAGAAGCTGCATGCCGACGGCGAACTGACGGTGCGCATCGCCTACAACCTGTTCACCCAGAAGAAGGGTGGGGAGCTCGCGGACTTCGACAAGTGGTCGCGGATGCTGAAGCCGCTCCAGGGTGACGGCATGCTGCGCCACAACGGTGCTGGCGAGATGCTGGTCTTCTCGGCGGCGGACTTCGAGGATTTTCGGGAACCGCGCCCGGAGCTGCCGCAGGGCATGGAGGGCGAGCTGGAAGACGTGGTCCGCCTGCTGGCGCAACGCCGCTGGCCCTTCCGCATCCACGCCACCTACGACGAGAGCATCAGCCGCGTGCTCGATGTCTACGAGAAGGTGAACCGCGAGGTGCCCTTCGACGGACTGCACTGGTTCATCGACCACGCGGAGACCATCTCCGAGCGCAATATCGAACGCGTGCACGCCCTGCGGGGCGGTATCGCCATCCAGCATCGCATGGCGTACCAGGGCGAGTACTTCGCGGAGCGCTACGGCAGCGCGGCGATCCGGAACACGCCGCCGGTGCGCAAGATGCTGGAGGCGGGCGTGCCGGTCGGCGCCGGTACCGATGCCACGCGCGTGGCCAGTTACAACCCATGGGTGGCGTTGTACTGGATGGTCACCGGCCGCACGGTGGGCGGTCTGTCCATGTATGGCGACGACAACCTGCTGGAGCGGGAAGACGCGCTGCGTCTGTATACGCACGGCAGCGCGTGGTTCTCCCATGAGCAGGATCGCAAGGGCCTCCTGAAGGTTGGCAAGTATGCCGATTTCGCGCTGCTGTCCTCGGACTTCCTCCACGTGCCCGAAGAAGCCATCAAGGACATCACCAGCGTGCTGACCGTGGTGGGCGGCAAGGTGGTGCACGGCAGTGATGACTTCGGCCCGCTCGCCCCCGCGTTGCCCAGGCCCATGCCGGACTGGTCGCCGGTGAACCGGTTCGGTGGCTACCAGGGCGGCACCCAGGCGCAGGCCCGTGCCGTGTTCGCTCGAGCACAACGGCATTCGCACGCACACGGGACGTCGTGTCATGCCGCACACGCTCATTCCCCGGGCGGCGCGCTGCGCGACTTCTGGGGCGCATTGGGATGCTTGTGTTATGCCTTCTGAGACTCCGGCCGTAGGTGCATGGGCACCGCTTCGCCATCCCAGTTTCCGTTCACTCTGGCTGGCGGTCCTGGCCAGCAACATCGGCACCTGGGTCCAGGATGTCGCCGCCGCCTGGTTCATGTCGGAGCGGACGGGCTCACCGCTCATGGTCGCGGCAGTGCAGTCCGCGACGACGCTGCCGGTCGTGGCGTTCGCGCTCGTTGCCGGCACGCTGGCGGACATCGTTGACCGGCGGCGATACCTGCTCTGGGTGCAGCTGTGGATGCTCTTCGTGGCCACGCTGGTCGCCCTGCAGGAACATGCCGGCCGGCTCGATGCCTGGTCTCTGCTGTGTCTGACGTTCGCGCTCGGCACGGGCGCGGCGATGGCGATGCCCGCACAGGCCGCCACCACCGCCGACCTGGTCCCGCGTCCGATGCTGGCACCGGCGGTGGCCTTGAGCTCCATCGGGGTGAATATCGCGCGATCCATCGGCCCGGCCCTGGGCGGGCTGATCGTGGCGCGATTCGGCGCATCCTGGGCGTTCTCACTGAATGCGCTGTCGTTCCTGGGCCTGGTGTTCGTCCTGTGGCGGTGGAAGCCGGAGAAGACCGTCTCGACCCTGCCCGCGGAGTCTTTCGGCGGCGCCCTGCGCGCGGGGTTGCGCTATGCGATGCAAGCGGGCGAGTTCCGGTCGGTGCTGATCAAGTCGGCCTGCTTCTTCGTGTTCGCCAGTGCCCTTCCCGCGCAGATGGCGATCGTGGTGCGACAGCAGCTCTCCGCCGGGGCGGGGACCTATGGCCTGTTGCTGGGGTTCATCGGGGCGGGTGCCATCTGTGGTGCCATCGTCTTGCCGAAGCTCCGCGAACGGTTCGATGCCGACAGGCTGGTGGCCGCCGCGACCCTGCTCTACGCCCTCACCATGCTGGCCCTGGCGGGCAGCCGCGACCTACGGCTGCTCTGCGTGGCGATGCTGGCCAACGGCCTGTCGTGGATCACCGTGCTGTCCTCGCTGCAGACAGCCGCGCAGGTCTCGGTACCCGCATGGGTGCGCGCCCGGGCGCTGTCGCTCTACATCGTGGTCTTCTCCGCGGGCATGGCCGGGGGCAGCCTGGTGTGGGGGACGCTCGCGCAGCACGCTGGCACCAGCGTCGCGCTGACCGTGGCGGCGGTGTCGGCGGTGCTCGCGGGGGTCTTCTCGCTGCGTTTCCGTCTGGGTCTGGCCATGGCGCGGGATTCCACTCCGTCCGCACACTGGCCGCGGCCGGCCGTGGCCGCGGAGGTCGGCCATGCCCATGGCCCGGTGCTCGTGACGGTGGAGTACCTCATCGAATCGGCGGATCGCGAGGAGTTCCTGCAGCACCTCCACGTGCTCGGAGGCACCCGCCGGCGCGACGGTGCGGTGCAATGGGGAGTGATGGAAGACGCGGCTCAGCCGGGCCGCTTCCTCGAGTATTTCATCGTCGATTCCTGGCTGGAGCACCTCCGCCAGCATGAGCGTGTCACCCGCGAGGAGCAACGCTTGCAGGACAAGCTTCGCGCCCTGCATCGCGACGCGCAGCCGCCAACCGTGCGCCACTTCGTCGGTGCCACCCCCTCGAGCTCTCACGTCGTCGCGCTGGAGAACATCCCTTGAGCTGGAAATTCTGTGTTGGCTTGTCGCTCGGTCTCGCTATCGGCTTGGGTTGCCGCTGGCTGGGCATTCCGGTACCCGCCCCGCCCATGCTGGTGGGCGCTTCACTCGTTGTCGCCATGACGAGCGGCTACCTGCTGGCCGACCATTTCATCGCGACGCGCCCCGCGCATCATCGCCCCGACTGCGGCGGGCCCAGCGGTGATACCCAGGAGACGCGCACATGATGGAGCTCATGGTCGGTCCTGTCCTGGCGTTGGCCATTGGTGCTGGCTGCCGCCTGCTCGACATCCCCTTGCCCGCACCGCCGAAACTGCAAGGCGCGCTGCTGGTGCTGGCAATGACCGTCGGCTATCTGCTCGGCGATCGTCTCCTGGGCTGAGCTGACGGAGTCATCCCCCGCAGATCTGGATTCGAACCGCCGCTGGAGGCTTCACGTCATCAGGTTGCGTCGAGCGGCTCGCGCGCCGAGAGCCACACCCGGGGGATGGACTCGCGCCCCGCACTCAGTGCGACGATGCCGCCCACGATGGCGCAGGTGGTATCGCGGTCCCCCATCCCCGCCACCGTGCTCCAGAGCGCCTCCTCGTAGCTGTCCAGGTGCCGGGCCGCGCACCACACCGAGAAGGGCACGGTGTCCTGGGAGATGACGCGCTGCCCGCTGCCCAGCGCCCGGGCCGCGGACGTGGGCGTCGCCTCGAGCGGCCACTCGCGCGCCTTCTCCAGTCCCGCCCGGGTCTCGCCCGGGGGCGTGTGGTCGAGGACGGCCTCGAAGAGCTGGCGCGCGGGCGGGCGTAGCTCCCGCCATCGGTGCGCCCACGCGGCCGCGACGGCGATGGCGATGGCCCCTGCCTGCCCCTCCGGGTGGAAGTGCGTCACCTCCGCCGAGGCCCGCGCCTCGGACACCACCCGTCCCAGGTCATCCGCGAACCAGGCTCCCAGCGGCGCCGCGCGCATGGCCCCACCGTTGCCCATGGAGCCCGTGCCCTCGAAGACCTCGGACGACACCTCACGCCAGGGCAGCCCCAGGTGGATCTTCTGCAGGATGTCGTGCGCGGTGGCGCCGTAGCCCCGGCGTGGATTCCTCCGGTAGCGCTGGCCGAACAGCCGCGCCAGCGCGTCCTGGTCGATGCGCCCGTGCTCCTCGAGCACGCGCACGATGGCGAGCGCCATCTCCGTGTCGTCCGTATAGCGCCACGGCTCACGCGGCAGGGCCCGCTCCTCCACCAGGGTCTGGGCGACGGCGGGGGACACGAAGAAGCACTCCCCGAACGCGTCTCCCACCGACAGTCCTTCGAGCGAGAGCCAGGCGCGCTCCCGGCGCGTGGCGAGGTCAGCGGACTTTCCAGGCGTCGTCATGCGCCCGGTTCTCCGACACCCGGCATGTAAGTGTCAAGTTGACACGAAGGCCGCCCGGCTCGAGGCGGCGGGCAACCTCTGTGGGCGTATCCGAAGGAGGGGAGGGCGCCGGTGGGCCAGGAAGTTGGAGGCGGAGCTGTTCCGCGCCCCGCGGAGCCTGGCCGACCCGGTAGACTCCGAGGCCATGGACTCTCGCGCACGTCTCCTCCTGCCCCTGTTGATCCTGTGCGGTCCCGGTCTGCAAGGGTGTCGCGGCGAGTCCGAGCAGACGGCCCAGCGCAAGGCGCTTCAGAAGACGGTCCAGCGGCTGCTGGAGACGCGCGAGTGCGCCGGCTGCGAGCTGTCGGGCGCCATGCTCGAGGGGGCGGACCTGGAAGGGGCTCGCCTCGCGGGTGCGACGCTGGAGGGCGCGAAGCTGGCCCGGGCCCGCCTGGGCAAGGCCGACCTGACTGGTGCCAACCTCTCGCGCGCCGATGCCCGGAAGGCGGACTTTCGCGGTGCCCGGCTTGACGACGTCTGGTTCTCGGACATGCAGCTCCAGGAGGCCAACCTGGAGGGGCTCGATCTGCGCACCGTGAAGGGCCTGGCGTCGGCCAACTTCGAGGGGGCCAACCTCCGCGGCATCAACCTGGAGGAGGCGGGCTTCTATGGCGTGGATGGGCCCTACCGCCGCACCGAGCGCCCGCACCCGTACTCCGTCTCGTCCGGAGGCGCGCTGCTCAGGCGCGCGGACCTCACCGGGGCGAGGCTCCGCTATGCCGTCCTGGCCCGGTGCGATCTCGAGGGGGCCATCCTCCGGGACGCCGATCTGCGCGACGCCGACCTGGAGAAGGCCAACCTGACGGGCGTGGAGCTCCAGGGCGCCCGGTTGTCGGGCGCCACCTGGGAGGATGGGAGCAGGTGCGCCGCGGGCTCCCAGGGCGGTTGCCGCTCACCCAAGCCCCGGTGAGGGGCGGGGGCCCGGTCCTCAGCGCCGCCTGCGGGTGGTGAGGTTCTTCTCCAGCGCCTGCTTCACCTCCGGATAGAGGTCCTCCCGGCTGGTGGAGTGCGCGGTCATGGCGAAGTAGGGGACGCTGCCCAGCTCGGGATTCGCGGCTCCCTGGACTGGAGGCTTCTGGGTGCCCACCGGCTGCAGTTGCCCGGCGCTCCGACCCTTGAGCAGGGAGAAGTAGGTATCCACGATGCTCGCCAACCGGATCAATTGGAGCTCGAGGTCGAGCGACTTCCCTCGGGTCAACCCGGCCTGGATCAAGGTCCCCGCGTGGGTCAGCTTCCACGCGATGATTCCGCCCAGCGCGGCCTGGGCCGCGTGCATGTAGCCGGTGTATTTCGGGTGGGTGACGGTGGCTCGCACGGGCTCCATCTGCGCCACCAGGGTGAGGAGCAGATCCACGAGATCCATCTTGGAGTTGGCCATGCCCAACTTCTTCCCGGCCAGGCGCTTCTCGATGCCCTTCAGGCGGGCGACGAACTTGTCGAAGGCCAGATCCCTCTTCTGCTTGCTGTAGCCGTCCTTCGTGGAGACGTCGACGTGCACGATGGGGAAGTGGTGCTTCTTGGAGTTCATCTTCCCCAGGAGCTGGGGCGCCGGGGTGGTGCCCGTGTTGTCGAACACGTCGACCTGCTCGACGAGGAGCTGGATCACCAGCTCCAACACCGGTCCGGACAGGGTCTTGGGATTGACCTGGAGGAAGTCGTTGAGCGGCTTGAGGAATTCAGTGACGTAGAGATCCTCGGCGACACAGAGGATGGGGAAGCGCTGCTCCTTCAGGCGCTTGGCGAAGGCGGCCCTCGTCTTCACGAGCCCCGGCTCCAGCAGATCCAGGTGCCGGAGGAACCGCGCGGCGAGCGCGCTGCTCAAGACCTGACGGGTCTGCTTCTTGCTCGGGTGCACCGACTTGTGCACCTCGTAGGTGATGCCTTGGTTGAGCTGGTGGATGGCCGCGCGCAGCTTCGTGAAGAAGTCGAGGAGCCGTGACAGCGCGGTATGGACCAGGCTGTAGAACCGGATGCCCTCTTCCTTCTTGAACGCCACCCGGATGTCCAGTTGCTTCAGGTCCTCCTTGAGCGCGGCGGGCAGCTTCTTCAGGTCCTCCCAATCGAGGCCGTCCGTCAGGTTCTTCCAGGTGTGGAGCTCGTTCCACCGGCTCCCTTCCTTGAGGATCGACGGGTTGATCGACGTGAAGAAGCTCTGGGCGACATCCTTGCTGGGGCCCAGGTCCTTGACCATGTCCGTGAGGAGGTGGCCGAGCTCGTCGGCGCCTACCGCCTTGAGCAGGCCCGTCATCGGGTGCAGCGAGAAGTCCGCGATGACCTGCTGGGTGATGTCATACTTGCAGGTGACGTTGATGATGGTGCAATCGTCGTGGAAGACCTTGCTGTCCACCTGGTGCAACTGGGTGAAGAACGGGGTGGACAGGTAGGTGATGCTGCGAATCTTCCACTGCGCGGGCCAGACCTTGGCGGCCTGACGGGTGAGCTCGTTGATGACGTTGCCGCCGTGCGAGTGGCCGATGAAGTGGAAGTGGACCTTCCCCTTGTTCTCGTAATAGGCGGGCTCGCCCATGGCGCCGCACAGGCGGTTGGCGAGGTAGGCCCCCGCGCCCTTGCGCGCCTGCACCGAGTTGTCGCCTGTCCAGCCGTGCGCGGTGAAGACGTGCAGGTTGTTGTACTTGTCGCGCAGCGCCTGGAGCGCTTGCTTGAAGCC
The sequence above is drawn from the Archangium gephyra genome and encodes:
- a CDS encoding hydrolase yields the protein MAPKATPTPGKGLLNPTDHALILIDHQSQMTFATHSIDIATLRNNTALISKAAAGFRVPTLLTTVAEKSFSGPLFPEITEAFPGAKVYDRTSMNAWEDKQVIAQINAFEKERLVFAGLWTGVCIVGPVLSAIDQGFKPFVITDACGDVSDEAHERAVSRMIQAGAAPMTSLQYLLELQRDWAREGTYGLTTGIAKAHGGSYGIGIQYAKTMFGASEGGH
- a CDS encoding response regulator; protein product: MNSTSSPIRILIVDDHPLLREGLSSLIAGQSDMLLVAEAENGEQALQAFRDHQPDITLMDVQMPTMNGIDAIAAIRARYPTARIIVLTTYKGDMQALRAIKAGASGYLLKSMLRKELVETIRSVHAGRRRIAADVATEMAEHVAEDELTARECDVLRLVATGNANKEVAARMGISEETVKTHMKNVLTKLGAKDRTHAVVVALKRGIIDI
- a CDS encoding pentapeptide repeat-containing protein; translation: MDSRARLLLPLLILCGPGLQGCRGESEQTAQRKALQKTVQRLLETRECAGCELSGAMLEGADLEGARLAGATLEGAKLARARLGKADLTGANLSRADARKADFRGARLDDVWFSDMQLQEANLEGLDLRTVKGLASANFEGANLRGINLEEAGFYGVDGPYRRTERPHPYSVSSGGALLRRADLTGARLRYAVLARCDLEGAILRDADLRDADLEKANLTGVELQGARLSGATWEDGSRCAAGSQGGCRSPKPR
- a CDS encoding MFS transporter, encoding MPSETPAVGAWAPLRHPSFRSLWLAVLASNIGTWVQDVAAAWFMSERTGSPLMVAAVQSATTLPVVAFALVAGTLADIVDRRRYLLWVQLWMLFVATLVALQEHAGRLDAWSLLCLTFALGTGAAMAMPAQAATTADLVPRPMLAPAVALSSIGVNIARSIGPALGGLIVARFGASWAFSLNALSFLGLVFVLWRWKPEKTVSTLPAESFGGALRAGLRYAMQAGEFRSVLIKSACFFVFASALPAQMAIVVRQQLSAGAGTYGLLLGFIGAGAICGAIVLPKLRERFDADRLVAAATLLYALTMLALAGSRDLRLLCVAMLANGLSWITVLSSLQTAAQVSVPAWVRARALSLYIVVFSAGMAGGSLVWGTLAQHAGTSVALTVAAVSAVLAGVFSLRFRLGLAMARDSTPSAHWPRPAVAAEVGHAHGPVLVTVEYLIESADREEFLQHLHVLGGTRRRDGAVQWGVMEDAAQPGRFLEYFIVDSWLEHLRQHERVTREEQRLQDKLRALHRDAQPPTVRHFVGATPSSSHVVALENIP
- a CDS encoding ADP-ribosylglycohydrolase family protein, with amino-acid sequence MTTPGKSADLATRRERAWLSLEGLSVGDAFGECFFVSPAVAQTLVEERALPREPWRYTDDTEMALAIVRVLEEHGRIDQDALARLFGQRYRRNPRRGYGATAHDILQKIHLGLPWREVSSEVFEGTGSMGNGGAMRAAPLGAWFADDLGRVVSEARASAEVTHFHPEGQAGAIAIAVAAAWAHRWRELRPPARQLFEAVLDHTPPGETRAGLEKAREWPLEATPTSAARALGSGQRVISQDTVPFSVWCAARHLDSYEEALWSTVAGMGDRDTTCAIVGGIVALSAGRESIPRVWLSAREPLDAT
- a CDS encoding DUF1427 family protein; amino-acid sequence: MSWKFCVGLSLGLAIGLGCRWLGIPVPAPPMLVGASLVVAMTSGYLLADHFIATRPAHHRPDCGGPSGDTQETRT
- a CDS encoding DUF1427 family protein; this translates as MMELMVGPVLALAIGAGCRLLDIPLPAPPKLQGALLVLAMTVGYLLGDRLLG
- a CDS encoding amidohydrolase, with amino-acid sequence MADMIVRNARITTLDRDNPSATALAVAGGNLLAIGDDATVMAHANARTRIIDAGGRRLIPGLNDSHLHLIRGGLNYNLELRWDGVRTLADAMAMLKAQVARTPAPQWVRVVGGFSEHQFAEKRLPTLQELNEAAPETPVFILHLYDRALLNRAALRAVGYTKDSPEPLGGRIERDPAGNPTGLLLAKPNALILYATLAMGPKLPPEFQLNSTRHFMRELNRLGITSVIDAGGGFQNYPDDYEIIQKLHADGELTVRIAYNLFTQKKGGELADFDKWSRMLKPLQGDGMLRHNGAGEMLVFSAADFEDFREPRPELPQGMEGELEDVVRLLAQRRWPFRIHATYDESISRVLDVYEKVNREVPFDGLHWFIDHAETISERNIERVHALRGGIAIQHRMAYQGEYFAERYGSAAIRNTPPVRKMLEAGVPVGAGTDATRVASYNPWVALYWMVTGRTVGGLSMYGDDNLLEREDALRLYTHGSAWFSHEQDRKGLLKVGKYADFALLSSDFLHVPEEAIKDITSVLTVVGGKVVHGSDDFGPLAPALPRPMPDWSPVNRFGGYQGGTQAQARAVFARAQRHSHAHGTSCHAAHAHSPGGALRDFWGALGCLCYAF